The following coding sequences are from one Gloeocapsa sp. PCC 73106 window:
- a CDS encoding alpha/beta hydrolase: protein MIIKAVLGLVLVSIIVISFPQKDINIATASELPKELAKSVENSTKFRIIPNITYLKADNYEIKLDIYQHQSETPRPTLIYFHAGGLLKGEKETALTSFLPYLEGIGFSVVNVEYRLAGVSLAPAAVEDGLCALRWVVDNAEQYNFDPQKIVTTGHSAGGYLALTTGVIPQSVGLDARCPGFTEIKVAAIINWFGPSDLTDLLDGVNQRSYAKAWLGSQLNRQEIAKLVSPINYVRADIPPILTIHGTEDPAVPYQQSLKLHQSLDSMGIPNQLFTIVDGNHGKFTLSEKIAIYKTIYNFLREHQIIQN, encoded by the coding sequence ATGATAATTAAAGCAGTTTTAGGCTTGGTCTTGGTTTCAATTATTGTTATTTCTTTTCCCCAAAAGGATATAAATATTGCAACAGCCTCAGAATTACCAAAGGAATTAGCTAAAAGTGTAGAGAATTCTACCAAATTTCGGATCATACCCAATATTACTTATCTCAAAGCTGATAACTATGAAATCAAATTAGATATATATCAACATCAATCTGAGACACCACGACCAACTCTCATTTACTTTCATGCTGGGGGATTACTCAAAGGAGAAAAAGAAACTGCTTTGACGAGCTTTTTACCCTATCTTGAAGGAATAGGATTTTCAGTAGTTAATGTTGAATACCGTTTAGCAGGTGTCTCGTTAGCCCCCGCTGCGGTAGAGGATGGTTTGTGCGCTTTGCGTTGGGTTGTTGATAACGCAGAGCAATATAATTTTGATCCTCAAAAAATAGTTACCACAGGGCATTCCGCCGGAGGATATTTAGCTTTAACTACGGGAGTGATTCCTCAATCTGTAGGTTTAGATGCTCGTTGTCCTGGCTTTACAGAAATCAAAGTTGCTGCTATTATCAATTGGTTTGGTCCTTCTGATTTAACCGATTTACTAGATGGAGTTAATCAGAGATCCTATGCTAAAGCGTGGCTCGGTAGTCAACTCAATCGCCAAGAAATCGCTAAGTTAGTTTCTCCTATTAATTATGTTCGAGCAGATATTCCCCCTATCTTAACTATTCATGGTACAGAGGATCCGGCGGTTCCTTATCAGCAATCACTTAAATTGCACCAATCTTTAGATAGCATGGGTATTCCCAATCAACTTTTTACTATTGTTGACGGTAACCACGGGAAATTCACGCTATCGGAAAAAATAGCGATTTACAAAACTATTTATAATTTTTTAAGAGAACATCAAATTATCCAAAATTAA
- a CDS encoding glycosyltransferase family 39 protein: MRVIPMKEISKPVVFLMVIILLLGIFFRWANLEKKTFTGDESITSVRSSGYAYDEIASSIPRDRIITAAAIEKYRQIEPNKSLFDTIRVTANYAPQHTPLYFILVRIWMQCFGNSAMVMRTFSVLTSLLIFPVIYWFSLELFGSSQVAWMAMILVAISPIYIINAQVARPRAFWVLMILLSSLTLLRAIKFDNPKSWALYGITTALSLYSFLFSSLIVVAQAIYVFCSIKTYKSYLLTL, encoded by the coding sequence ATGCGTGTTATACCAATGAAGGAAATATCTAAACCAGTAGTTTTTTTAATGGTAATAATATTATTATTGGGTATCTTTTTTCGTTGGGCTAACCTTGAAAAAAAAACTTTTACTGGAGATGAATCTATAACCTCAGTTAGAAGCTCCGGATATGCTTACGATGAAATAGCTAGCTCTATTCCTCGGGACAGGATAATTACGGCAGCAGCAATAGAAAAATATCGACAGATTGAGCCAAATAAAAGTTTGTTTGATACTATAAGAGTGACTGCAAACTACGCTCCTCAACACACGCCACTATATTTTATCTTAGTAAGGATTTGGATGCAATGCTTCGGTAATTCTGCCATGGTCATGAGAACTTTTAGTGTGCTAACTAGTCTGTTAATATTTCCTGTTATTTACTGGTTTTCTCTTGAATTATTTGGCTCATCTCAAGTAGCTTGGATGGCTATGATTTTAGTTGCTATATCTCCTATTTATATTATCAATGCTCAAGTTGCAAGACCTAGAGCTTTTTGGGTTTTAATGATTTTGCTATCAAGTCTCACTCTGTTAAGAGCAATAAAATTCGATAATCCAAAAAGTTGGGCTTTGTACGGAATAACCACAGCTTTAAGTCTTTATAGCTTTTTATTTTCTAGTTTAATCGTAGTTGCACAAGCAATATACGTTTTTTGTAGTATAAAAACTTATAAAAGTTATTTATTAACATTATAA
- a CDS encoding DUF29 family protein has translation MEELWEIKQLLHQGKVQEALVVVEELEEMSKTDKLNKIFSYGIILLLHLIKKAAEKRTTKSWDISILNSLKQIQRTNKRRKTKGTYFDSEEIQETLEDAYDSALRSAALEVFEGTYTVEYLEEIINKNKIITEALNLILVH, from the coding sequence ATGGAAGAATTGTGGGAAATAAAGCAGCTACTGCATCAAGGTAAAGTGCAAGAAGCTTTAGTTGTCGTTGAAGAATTAGAAGAGATGAGTAAAACAGACAAGCTCAATAAAATATTTAGCTATGGGATTATTTTACTCTTACATTTAATTAAAAAAGCAGCAGAAAAACGAACAACTAAATCCTGGGATATTTCTATTTTAAATTCTCTTAAGCAAATTCAACGTACTAATAAAAGACGTAAAACCAAAGGAACCTATTTTGATTCAGAAGAAATCCAAGAAACTTTAGAAGACGCCTATGATTCAGCTCTACGCTCAGCAGCTCTAGAAGTATTTGAAGGTACTTATACAGTAGAATACCTTGAGGAAATAATCAATAAAAATAAAATCATTACTGAGGCTCTAAATTTAATTTTAGTACATTAA
- the murQ gene encoding N-acetylmuramic acid 6-phosphate etherase, whose amino-acid sequence MNQPQPRGHLLTELVNPRSSNLDQLTSLELVDLFNQEDQRTIDAIAGARVALSRAIEMISASLSQGGRLFYVGAGTSGRLGVLDAAECPPTFCTSPEMVQAIIAGGTEALVRSSEAAEDQATEGVAAINAKSVTDLDVVMGITAGGTTPFVQGAIAGAQSRGAKTIFLTCVPEEQVSLEVDIAIRLLTGPELIAGSTRLKAGTATKMALNIISTGVMVRLGKVYANRMVDVAVTNQKLRDRALRIIEDLTGLNREQGEYYLNLSQKNVKLALLLQATNLSPEAGASLLAQYQGNLRQALQADQSNNV is encoded by the coding sequence AATTAACTTCCTTAGAATTGGTAGATCTTTTTAACCAAGAAGATCAACGCACTATAGACGCGATCGCCGGTGCTAGAGTAGCATTAAGCCGAGCGATTGAAATGATCTCAGCTTCCCTAAGTCAAGGGGGTAGATTATTCTATGTGGGCGCCGGTACGAGTGGACGATTGGGAGTCCTAGACGCTGCCGAATGTCCCCCTACTTTTTGCACTTCCCCCGAAATGGTACAGGCAATTATCGCAGGAGGTACAGAGGCTTTAGTACGCAGTTCCGAAGCTGCAGAAGATCAAGCTACCGAAGGAGTAGCAGCAATCAATGCTAAATCGGTCACAGATTTAGATGTAGTAATGGGAATTACTGCGGGTGGTACAACTCCTTTTGTCCAGGGGGCGATCGCGGGTGCCCAATCTCGAGGGGCTAAAACCATTTTCTTAACCTGCGTCCCTGAAGAACAGGTAAGCTTAGAAGTAGATATCGCCATTCGTCTTCTTACAGGACCAGAATTAATAGCGGGCTCCACCCGTCTCAAGGCGGGAACAGCGACAAAAATGGCTCTCAATATCATCTCAACGGGGGTAATGGTGCGTCTAGGCAAGGTTTACGCTAATCGCATGGTTGATGTAGCTGTGACCAATCAAAAGCTGCGCGATCGCGCTCTACGTATAATAGAGGATTTAACTGGTTTAAATCGAGAACAGGGGGAATATTATTTAAACCTGAGTCAGAAAAACGTTAAACTAGCTCTACTGCTACAAGCAACCAACTTAAGCCCAGAAGCAGGAGCAAGCTTACTCGCTCAATATCAAGGTAACCTACGCCAAGCCCTACAAGCAGATCAAAGCAATAATGTTTAA
- a CDS encoding translocation/assembly module TamB domain-containing protein, whose amino-acid sequence MSQTPEPSPSLVSRWVAGLKRPSTLIATGGVIAVGIVVYVGGRIWLKKNLPIWIETELSQRLNRPVEIDEVSNLSLNRITINGVSIPATDMDPDKLSIKAIDLKYNILPILIGRPLFARVKIADLDVYLAEAAPGEWVELELPQQQGETSELPIKLDIGLEIENAAIELQPQASERPIAIEVDGTGRYTKKAQQELEYDLKSTIAAGEIEIQGNTILDTGKSQIQLQSDPLNLIPIFSLIPNNPITLNTGSLQADIEATIAPSETIEQTRGQGRISLENLQGNLNTNQETITADAEIIWAEQTIEIAQAQLSLGQLRGELTGLVDWQQGYQLQLTLDTIDIPELTASLGIELPVAIAGELDSQINISGPLEAPKLKGTLYNATPINIDRVTIGEISSNFEADLNQVKINDLVIRPTTGGELQLAGVLETSVGEAIAAKKTPDWRNMSLLFNLKSQLPLNQIYPDLALDNLKSSGLIQGTLANPSGKIQWQLTKGNSDFQGQGEILLENQIINLYNTRIGVRDGYLDVNAIGDLKEQTWSAQLNSQNIPITPLLPPDLTSSKIDLERFNAEIEGNFDLEAIASWSGTAQLNLRVDQGAIALDSVLNKGQLSSQIEAQLISISPEINLDQAQANLSIPLESLLQVPQGQTFNLNQLQGQIEANLNINDQGKLNTTTIISEGLWNSEINASQVQLSALTEFIESPLDAQLNLQGELAPLLQANPVLAVAVNQADLQMGDTVLNSQGEVQLSLQDSQPEIDFVDLDVDALVNLAELPLDAIVKRLDIPVALKPSSINLQGLADFIGNLRGQQLLTQPLAPGNLALTGNLQLNELNFNGRQFDPQLIGEVLIAPGEFLSIDLRGEKDIIAASLEACDTKKCKLPYLPTGYEFRQGQGQDAIIVSGVRQEQKLVSRVSNFPLNIFNLAPGESFGIPGVVNGIVTADLIVDLDSFATTGELMVSEPSVGYLKVDAIETAFAFDPQQAQAQLVTSALRFRNTEYNLQAGINLDTGALTGELDLNENEVSDVLQTLQWSNLDDVLRLLNPPVYAPALQIQAQALGKPVETVAKQVNLLWYVEQQIRQKREQAAQGNLPLQLDITGRYRGGVVFAGTIFQPELEFNFEGENWQWRTRPPVLDVVRPLGVVWETQEVLPIQEIVLQGSFQSGVVAIAPLRIEIEDAVISFLGELSVEKEQAEFRIENLSLDLINQFVTLPLDLMGVIEIQGNLTGSLANPGLAGEIAVRDLVLSGKPLLPELKGEFSYDHSQTAEFRTTVPESVQVNASIPSPNIEGGKGVASLDVKLSSQVFERLDVLSQGQLVWKAGDGEIDLSARLPLDWSESLDLTKLIESLDLDGELRLTEAVIENAVLDTEVNIDGQVILDNQIIKVENLTGELSKIKLSVTGVFPLIRPLETSNPLTIAIARGNIDLEGLYEGQVQGNILLKGTALEPIIGGEVTLASGRVFLPDNQAEEQKSDLREKWLGNQQTEPPIRITLEDFQVKTENLEISQFSLYQFNFGGDLTLNGELSEIKDISALGEIILTRGEIVFLNTQFFLAPRYTSRIRFRPDQGLLNPDLNIKMETAISEAPDENRLSPASNEVRDDLFSLRSNRIRVTVSLQGRASQIIPELGRDPALACQLRSDSEPTIVYFLYTEELLEQLGTCVTVASMAESGQVNGNVLNSPSVDLTSSPIRSKAEILELLAGQFLGLADAFQNKVGSELLQLGADQFLIGPLLRDSLFSVEQFISRNGQRAGLGDLRVYPVVETVYNLDRRSSLRITYDYFFTEAQVRYELGF is encoded by the coding sequence ATGAGTCAAACCCCCGAACCTAGTCCTTCTTTGGTGAGTCGTTGGGTAGCGGGACTAAAGCGCCCTTCAACTCTAATAGCCACAGGCGGCGTAATTGCAGTAGGCATAGTCGTCTATGTAGGGGGGCGCATTTGGCTTAAAAAAAACTTGCCAATTTGGATAGAAACAGAACTGAGTCAGAGACTGAACCGTCCAGTGGAGATTGATGAAGTCAGCAACCTATCCTTAAACAGGATAACCATCAATGGAGTGAGTATTCCCGCCACAGATATGGATCCCGATAAGCTGAGTATTAAAGCAATCGATCTTAAATACAATATTTTACCCATACTCATTGGTCGTCCCCTGTTCGCCCGTGTCAAAATAGCAGATTTGGATGTTTATCTAGCTGAAGCTGCACCTGGTGAATGGGTGGAACTGGAATTGCCTCAGCAACAAGGGGAAACCTCAGAACTGCCGATTAAACTAGATATTGGTTTAGAAATAGAAAACGCAGCTATTGAACTACAACCACAAGCCTCAGAACGTCCCATCGCTATAGAGGTAGACGGGACGGGTAGATATACTAAAAAAGCCCAACAAGAACTAGAATATGACCTGAAAAGTACGATCGCCGCAGGTGAAATCGAGATCCAAGGCAATACTATTTTAGATACTGGTAAAAGTCAAATCCAACTCCAGAGTGATCCACTGAACTTGATACCGATCTTTAGTCTGATTCCCAATAATCCCATCACGCTGAATACGGGCTCATTACAAGCGGATATCGAAGCGACGATCGCTCCTTCTGAAACAATCGAACAAACCAGAGGACAGGGGCGAATTAGTCTGGAGAATCTGCAGGGTAATTTAAACACCAACCAAGAAACGATCACCGCTGACGCAGAAATAATTTGGGCAGAACAAACTATTGAAATAGCACAAGCCCAACTCAGTCTAGGACAACTCAGAGGAGAATTGACTGGACTGGTAGACTGGCAACAGGGATATCAATTGCAACTAACTCTGGACACAATAGATATTCCTGAACTAACAGCAAGTCTGGGGATAGAATTGCCCGTAGCGATCGCAGGTGAACTCGATAGCCAAATCAACATTAGCGGACCTCTAGAAGCCCCTAAACTTAAGGGAACTCTCTATAATGCAACTCCCATTAATATTGATCGCGTCACCATCGGCGAAATTAGTAGTAATTTTGAAGCTGATCTCAACCAAGTTAAGATTAATGACCTGGTGATTCGACCTACAACGGGTGGGGAACTTCAATTAGCAGGAGTGTTAGAAACCTCTGTGGGTGAAGCGATCGCTGCTAAAAAGACCCCCGATTGGCGCAATATGTCCCTACTTTTTAACCTTAAGAGTCAACTTCCTCTGAATCAAATTTACCCTGATTTAGCCCTAGACAATCTCAAAAGTTCAGGCTTAATCCAAGGAACTCTAGCCAATCCCTCCGGTAAAATACAATGGCAATTGACCAAAGGGAACAGCGATTTCCAAGGACAGGGAGAGATTCTACTAGAAAATCAGATAATCAACCTCTATAACACTCGAATCGGGGTAAGGGATGGATATCTAGATGTCAACGCTATCGGCGATCTCAAGGAACAAACTTGGTCAGCCCAACTCAACAGCCAAAATATCCCGATTACTCCCTTGTTACCCCCAGACTTAACCTCTAGTAAAATCGATCTGGAACGCTTCAACGCCGAAATCGAAGGCAACTTTGACCTAGAGGCGATCGCCAGTTGGTCCGGGACAGCTCAACTTAACCTTAGGGTAGATCAGGGCGCGATCGCTCTTGATAGCGTCTTAAATAAAGGACAACTCAGCAGCCAAATAGAAGCCCAACTCATTTCTATATCTCCTGAAATCAATCTGGATCAAGCTCAAGCTAATCTCTCTATACCTTTGGAATCGTTGCTACAAGTACCCCAGGGTCAAACCTTCAACCTCAATCAACTTCAGGGACAGATTGAAGCGAACCTCAATATCAATGACCAGGGAAAACTGAACACCACCACTATTATTAGTGAGGGTTTGTGGAACAGCGAAATCAACGCTAGTCAAGTACAATTATCGGCTTTAACCGAGTTCATCGAGTCTCCCCTAGATGCTCAACTCAACCTTCAGGGAGAATTAGCACCCCTATTACAGGCTAATCCTGTCCTAGCTGTAGCCGTCAATCAAGCTGACCTACAGATGGGGGACACTGTTCTTAATAGCCAAGGAGAAGTACAATTATCTCTCCAAGATTCTCAACCAGAAATAGACTTCGTTGACCTAGATGTGGACGCGTTGGTTAATTTAGCTGAACTTCCCCTAGATGCGATCGTTAAACGACTAGATATACCCGTCGCTTTAAAACCCAGCTCTATTAATTTGCAAGGGTTAGCAGATTTTATTGGCAATTTGCGGGGTCAACAATTACTTACTCAACCGCTAGCTCCAGGTAATTTAGCTCTTACAGGCAATCTACAGCTTAATGAGCTGAACTTCAATGGGAGACAATTCGACCCTCAACTCATCGGAGAAGTACTCATCGCTCCTGGTGAATTCCTCAGTATCGATCTTAGGGGTGAAAAAGACATTATCGCTGCTAGCTTAGAAGCTTGTGATACCAAGAAGTGTAAACTACCCTATTTACCTACAGGGTACGAGTTTCGTCAAGGTCAAGGTCAAGATGCGATCATCGTTTCGGGAGTGCGTCAAGAACAAAAACTCGTTAGTCGTGTTAGTAATTTTCCTCTCAATATCTTTAATCTCGCTCCTGGTGAAAGTTTTGGTATACCAGGAGTAGTCAATGGTATCGTTACTGCTGACTTGATTGTGGATTTAGATAGCTTTGCTACTACGGGAGAACTAATGGTCTCTGAGCCATCTGTGGGTTATTTAAAGGTCGATGCGATTGAAACCGCCTTTGCTTTTGATCCTCAACAAGCCCAAGCTCAACTAGTCACTAGTGCCTTAAGATTTAGAAATACTGAATATAATCTACAGGCTGGAATAAATTTAGATACAGGAGCTCTTACTGGCGAATTAGACTTAAATGAAAATGAAGTTTCTGATGTATTACAAACACTGCAATGGTCAAATCTCGATGATGTGCTGCGTCTGCTCAATCCCCCCGTTTATGCTCCCGCGCTGCAAATTCAAGCTCAAGCGCTCGGCAAACCAGTGGAAACTGTAGCAAAACAAGTTAATCTTTTGTGGTATGTTGAACAACAGATAAGACAAAAAAGAGAACAAGCAGCACAGGGGAATCTCCCTCTACAGTTAGATATCACAGGAAGATATAGGGGTGGGGTCGTTTTCGCAGGAACTATCTTTCAACCAGAATTGGAATTTAACTTTGAAGGGGAAAATTGGCAGTGGCGCACTAGACCACCAGTGTTAGACGTGGTAAGACCTTTAGGGGTAGTTTGGGAAACTCAAGAAGTACTTCCAATTCAAGAAATCGTACTACAGGGTTCTTTCCAGTCTGGAGTAGTAGCGATCGCACCCCTACGCATCGAAATAGAAGATGCTGTGATCAGTTTCTTGGGGGAATTATCTGTGGAAAAAGAGCAAGCTGAGTTTCGGATCGAAAACTTATCTTTAGATTTAATCAATCAATTCGTGACCTTACCCCTAGACTTGATGGGAGTGATCGAAATCCAAGGAAATCTGACGGGAAGTTTAGCTAACCCTGGTTTAGCAGGAGAAATCGCTGTCAGGGATCTGGTTTTGAGCGGTAAACCCCTATTACCAGAACTAAAAGGCGAGTTTAGCTATGATCATAGCCAGACCGCTGAGTTTCGCACCACTGTACCCGAATCGGTTCAAGTAAACGCTTCTATCCCCTCTCCGAATATTGAAGGAGGTAAGGGAGTCGCCAGTCTGGATGTTAAACTATCCTCTCAAGTGTTTGAGCGTCTTGACGTGTTGAGTCAGGGACAATTAGTCTGGAAAGCGGGAGATGGGGAAATAGACCTCAGTGCGCGCTTACCCTTGGATTGGTCTGAGTCTTTAGACTTAACTAAGTTAATCGAATCTTTGGATCTCGATGGTGAATTGCGCTTAACCGAAGCGGTGATTGAGAATGCAGTCTTAGACACGGAAGTAAATATCGATGGTCAAGTGATACTGGATAATCAGATTATCAAAGTGGAAAATTTAACTGGAGAGTTATCTAAGATCAAATTGTCCGTGACTGGAGTTTTTCCTCTGATTCGACCCCTAGAAACCTCTAATCCCTTGACTATTGCGATCGCTAGAGGCAACATCGATCTAGAGGGATTATATGAAGGACAAGTACAGGGAAATATCTTACTCAAGGGAACGGCTTTAGAACCTATAATCGGTGGTGAAGTGACATTAGCTAGCGGTAGAGTCTTTCTCCCGGATAATCAAGCAGAGGAACAAAAATCTGATTTGAGAGAGAAATGGTTGGGAAATCAACAAACTGAACCCCCGATTCGCATTACTCTGGAGGATTTTCAAGTTAAAACTGAGAATCTGGAAATAAGCCAGTTTTCCTTGTACCAGTTTAATTTTGGTGGAGATTTAACTCTCAATGGGGAATTGAGCGAGATTAAAGATATAAGCGCTTTGGGAGAGATTATCCTAACCAGGGGGGAAATTGTTTTTCTGAATACTCAATTCTTCTTAGCACCTCGTTACACAAGTAGAATTAGATTTAGACCAGATCAAGGGTTACTTAACCCGGATCTAAATATCAAAATGGAAACGGCGATTTCTGAAGCACCTGACGAAAATAGACTGTCTCCTGCTAGTAATGAAGTCAGAGACGATCTTTTCAGTCTTAGAAGTAATCGCATTCGAGTCACGGTTAGCCTCCAAGGGCGCGCTAGTCAAATCATACCCGAGTTGGGACGAGATCCCGCCTTAGCTTGTCAATTACGTTCTGATTCAGAACCAACTATTGTATATTTTCTCTACACAGAAGAGTTATTGGAACAATTGGGAACTTGCGTTACCGTAGCTAGTATGGCCGAAAGCGGTCAAGTAAACGGTAATGTTTTAAATTCTCCCTCAGTGGACTTAACGAGTAGTCCAATTCGTTCTAAAGCCGAGATTTTGGAACTTTTAGCGGGTCAGTTTCTCGGACTAGCTGATGCCTTTCAAAATAAAGTAGGCTCAGAATTATTACAACTGGGCGCGGATCAGTTTTTAATCGGTCCTCTACTTCGAGACTCACTCTTTAGTGTGGAACAATTTATCAGTCGCAATGGACAAAGAGCGGGTTTAGGGGATTTGCGCGTTTACCCCGTCGTAGAAACCGTCTATAATCTCGATCGCCGTTCCTCTTTACGTATTACTTACGATTACTTTTTTACCGAGGCACAAGTGCGATACGAGCTGGGTTTTTAA
- a CDS encoding site-2 protease family protein: MFNQSETTLIAILIVALFILAWGYNRAKVYGKLGILAWLQSVILIAPWLVFFGLFALGIYLNLAGILLLLVSSIVIYIIIGKRLRALGQDTMIRQRAAERLKSLEIETATTEPASTPIAPLAIPEEDLQTIKSIFGVDTFFATETISYQEGAIFKGNLRGEPEMVYTRLWEKLTQQLGEKYRLFLVENPEAKPVVIILPSSNDPQPTNLAQKNLALVLLVATIATSLETSGLLLGFDLFSDLGRYREAMPITLGLWLILILHELGHRWIAQRYQIRLSIPFMLPSWQIGAFGAITRFESLIPNRKVLLDIALAGPAAGGLLSLAMIVIGLFLSHPGSSFTIPSQFFQGSVLVGTLARVIIGSGMNESVIDVHPLTFIGWLGLVITAINLLPVGQLDGGRILQAIYGRKVAKRATIITLIVLAIVAVVNPTNPLPLYWGVLILFLQRDLERPSLNELIEVDDARAAWGLLALFLAFATLIPLSPSLAGRLGIGI; encoded by the coding sequence ATGTTTAATCAATCAGAAACGACCCTCATTGCCATCTTAATAGTTGCCCTATTTATTTTAGCCTGGGGGTACAATCGCGCTAAAGTCTACGGTAAATTGGGGATTTTAGCGTGGTTACAATCAGTAATTCTCATTGCCCCTTGGCTAGTCTTTTTTGGTCTATTTGCCCTAGGTATTTATCTCAACCTGGCGGGAATTTTATTGCTGTTAGTAAGCTCTATAGTTATCTATATTATTATCGGTAAGCGTTTGCGGGCTTTGGGACAAGATACTATGATCAGACAACGAGCAGCAGAACGTCTTAAAAGTTTGGAAATCGAAACTGCTACTACCGAACCAGCTTCAACCCCCATTGCACCCTTAGCTATACCAGAAGAAGATCTACAAACGATTAAAAGTATTTTCGGCGTTGATACCTTTTTTGCGACCGAAACCATCTCCTATCAAGAGGGAGCCATTTTCAAAGGTAATCTTAGAGGAGAACCAGAAATGGTTTATACCCGTCTCTGGGAAAAACTGACCCAACAGTTGGGAGAAAAATACCGCCTCTTTCTAGTAGAAAACCCCGAAGCTAAACCCGTGGTGATTATCCTACCCAGTAGTAATGACCCTCAACCAACTAATCTAGCTCAAAAGAATCTCGCCCTAGTTTTATTAGTAGCTACCATCGCCACCAGTTTAGAGACGAGTGGGTTACTTTTGGGCTTTGATTTATTCAGTGATTTGGGTAGATATCGAGAAGCGATGCCAATTACCCTAGGACTGTGGTTAATTCTCATCCTTCACGAATTAGGTCATCGTTGGATCGCTCAACGTTATCAAATCCGCCTAAGTATACCTTTTATGCTTCCAAGTTGGCAAATTGGCGCTTTTGGGGCGATCACTCGTTTTGAATCTCTTATACCCAATCGCAAAGTACTGTTAGATATCGCTTTAGCGGGTCCCGCAGCGGGAGGATTACTGTCTTTGGCAATGATTGTTATTGGTTTATTTTTATCCCATCCTGGTAGTTCTTTTACCATTCCCAGTCAATTTTTTCAAGGTTCGGTTTTAGTCGGAACTCTAGCTAGGGTCATTATTGGTTCAGGAATGAATGAATCTGTAATTGATGTTCATCCCTTGACTTTCATCGGTTGGTTAGGTTTAGTAATTACTGCTATTAATCTTTTACCCGTTGGTCAACTAGATGGGGGTAGGATTTTACAAGCAATTTATGGTCGCAAAGTTGCTAAACGTGCTACTATCATCACTCTGATTGTCTTGGCTATTGTAGCGGTGGTTAACCCAACTAATCCTCTTCCTCTATATTGGGGTGTGTTAATTCTGTTTTTACAAAGAGATTTAGAACGTCCTAGTCTCAACGAGTTGATAGAAGTAGACGACGCTAGAGCAGCTTGGGGCTTATTGGCGCTATTTTTAGCTTTTGCTACTTTAATTCCTCTAAGTCCCAGTCTAGCTGGTCGTTTAGGAATTGGTATTTAA
- a CDS encoding DUF29 domain-containing protein produces the protein MSQSMKTETYETDFYQWTIEQAQALRERKIADLDWENVIEEIEALGRSDYSAVASLMLRQLEHHLKIDYTPLEECYKKWQVEIEAFKIGIKRKISPSMKPKLKEELEEIYQDAVKLVSLEYGVELPEKCPYTLEELLP, from the coding sequence ATGAGTCAATCGATGAAGACAGAAACTTACGAAACGGATTTCTATCAATGGACAATTGAACAAGCTCAGGCCTTAAGAGAACGTAAAATAGCAGATTTAGACTGGGAAAACGTGATTGAGGAGATTGAAGCTTTGGGTCGCAGCGATTACAGTGCCGTAGCGAGTCTTATGCTCCGACAGCTCGAACACCACCTCAAGATTGACTACACCCCTTTAGAGGAGTGTTATAAGAAGTGGCAAGTTGAGATAGAAGCCTTCAAAATCGGGATAAAACGCAAGATTTCCCCTAGTATGAAGCCTAAGCTGAAAGAAGAACTAGAAGAAATCTATCAAGATGCCGTGAAGCTAGTTTCCTTAGAATATGGCGTGGAATTACCCGAAAAATGCCCCTATACCCTTGAGGAGTTATTGCCTTGA